A genomic segment from Microcella flavibacter encodes:
- a CDS encoding aspartate-semialdehyde dehydrogenase, which produces MSAASIAPVSIGVVGATGQVGAVVRQLLLDRAFPASSVRFFASARSAGTVLPFGDQQIVVEDAATADPTGLDIAIFSAGATTSKAQAPRFAAAGVTVIDNSSGWRMDPEVPLVVSEVNPHAIDQAVKGIIANPNCTTMAAMPVLKVLDAEAGLERLIVSTYQAVSGAGLAGGEELLEQATAVVGQNAIDLVHDGAAVEFPAPSTFPARIAFNVIPQAGSFVDDGLGETDEEKKLRNESRKILELPELRVSGLCVRVPVFTGHSLAVNAEFARAISPERARELLADAPGVQLVDVPTPLAAAGADPSLVGRIRTDEGVPGGRGLALFISNDNLRKGAALNAVQIAELVAAKKAGAAV; this is translated from the coding sequence ATGAGCGCAGCATCCATCGCCCCCGTCAGCATCGGCGTCGTCGGCGCCACCGGCCAGGTCGGCGCCGTCGTGCGCCAGCTGCTGCTCGACCGGGCCTTCCCGGCGTCGAGCGTGCGCTTCTTCGCGAGCGCCCGCAGCGCCGGCACCGTGCTGCCCTTCGGCGACCAGCAGATCGTCGTCGAGGACGCGGCGACGGCCGACCCCACCGGGCTCGACATCGCGATCTTCAGCGCCGGCGCGACCACGAGCAAGGCGCAGGCGCCGCGCTTCGCCGCCGCGGGCGTCACGGTCATCGACAACTCCTCCGGCTGGCGGATGGACCCGGAGGTGCCCCTCGTCGTGAGCGAGGTCAACCCCCACGCCATCGACCAGGCCGTCAAGGGCATCATCGCCAACCCCAACTGCACCACCATGGCCGCGATGCCCGTGCTGAAGGTGCTCGACGCCGAGGCCGGCCTCGAGCGCCTCATCGTCAGCACGTACCAGGCCGTCTCGGGCGCCGGCCTCGCCGGCGGCGAGGAGCTGCTCGAGCAGGCGACCGCGGTCGTCGGCCAGAACGCCATCGACCTCGTGCACGACGGCGCGGCGGTCGAGTTCCCCGCGCCCTCGACGTTCCCCGCGCGGATCGCCTTCAACGTCATCCCGCAGGCCGGCAGCTTCGTCGACGACGGACTCGGCGAGACCGACGAGGAGAAGAAGCTGCGCAACGAGTCGCGCAAGATCCTCGAACTGCCCGAGCTGCGCGTCAGCGGCCTCTGCGTGCGCGTGCCCGTCTTCACCGGTCACAGCCTGGCCGTCAACGCCGAGTTCGCCCGAGCGATCAGCCCGGAGCGGGCGCGCGAGCTGCTGGCCGACGCCCCCGGCGTGCAGCTGGTGGATGTTCCCACCCCGCTCGCGGCGGCCGGCGCCGATCCGAGCCTCGTCGGGCGCATCCGCACCGACGAGGGCGTGCCCGGCGGCCGTGGCCTCGCGCTCTTCATCAGCAACGACAACCTGCGCAAGGGCGCGGCGCTCAACGCGGTGCAGATCGCCGAACTCGTCGCGGCGAAGAAGGCCGGAGCGGCGGTCTGA
- a CDS encoding aspartate kinase, with protein sequence MSLIVQKFGGSSVADAESIKRVAKRIVATRTAGHEVVVAVSAMGDTTDELIDLAHEVTPIPDAREMDMLLTTGERISMALLAMAIKSLGHEARSYTGSQAGMITDAQHGSARIVDVTPTRVREALDDGAIAIVAGFQGFNRDSRDITTLGRGGSDTTAVALAAALDADVCEIYTDVDGVFTADPRVVPLARKIDRVSAEEMLELAASGAKVLHIRAVEFARRHGVTLHVRSSFTPAEGTWVRNPIEGETMEEPIITGVAGDLSEAKITVVGVPDTPGKAADIFTMVAKTGANIDMIVQNVSAATTGRTDISFTLPKSDGEKVLTSLRAEQDGVGFLSLQYDDQIGKLSVVGGGMRTNAGVSAQLFTALKDAGINIEMISTSEIRISVVTRADILNDAVRIVHAAFGLDGETEAAVYAGTGR encoded by the coding sequence GTGAGCCTCATCGTGCAGAAGTTCGGCGGATCCTCCGTCGCCGACGCCGAGAGCATCAAGCGCGTCGCCAAGCGCATCGTCGCCACGCGCACCGCCGGCCACGAGGTCGTCGTCGCCGTCAGCGCCATGGGCGACACCACCGACGAGCTCATCGACCTCGCGCACGAAGTCACGCCGATTCCTGACGCGCGCGAGATGGACATGCTGCTCACCACCGGCGAGCGCATCTCGATGGCGCTGCTGGCGATGGCCATCAAGAGCCTCGGTCACGAGGCGCGCAGCTACACCGGCAGCCAGGCCGGCATGATCACGGATGCCCAGCACGGCTCCGCCCGCATCGTCGACGTCACCCCCACCCGCGTGCGCGAAGCGCTCGACGACGGTGCGATCGCCATCGTCGCCGGGTTCCAGGGCTTCAACCGCGACAGCCGAGACATCACCACGCTCGGCCGCGGCGGCAGCGACACCACCGCCGTCGCCCTCGCCGCGGCGCTCGACGCCGACGTCTGCGAGATCTACACCGACGTCGACGGCGTCTTCACCGCCGACCCCCGCGTCGTGCCGCTCGCCCGCAAGATCGACCGCGTCTCGGCGGAGGAGATGCTCGAGCTCGCCGCCAGCGGCGCCAAAGTCCTGCACATCCGCGCCGTCGAGTTCGCGCGCCGCCACGGCGTCACCCTGCACGTGCGCTCATCGTTCACGCCCGCCGAGGGCACCTGGGTGCGCAACCCGATCGAGGGAGAGACCATGGAAGAACCGATCATCACGGGCGTCGCCGGAGACCTCTCCGAGGCGAAGATCACCGTCGTCGGCGTGCCCGACACCCCCGGCAAGGCGGCCGACATCTTCACCATGGTCGCCAAGACAGGCGCCAACATCGACATGATCGTGCAGAACGTCAGCGCCGCCACGACCGGTCGCACCGACATCTCGTTCACCCTGCCGAAGAGCGACGGCGAGAAGGTTCTGACCTCGCTGCGCGCCGAGCAGGACGGCGTCGGCTTCCTCTCCCTGCAGTACGACGACCAGATCGGCAAGCTCTCCGTCGTCGGCGGCGGCATGCGCACCAACGCGGGCGTCAGCGCCCAGCTCTTCACCGCCCTGAAGGATGCCGGCATCAACATCGAGATGATCTCAACCAGCGAGATCCGGATCTCGGTCGTCACCCGGGCCGACATCCTCAACGACGCCGTGCGCATCGTGCACGCCGCATTCGGGCTCGACGGGGAGACCGAGGCCGCGGTCTACGCGGGGACGGGGCGATGA
- the recR gene encoding recombination mediator RecR, with the protein MYDGIIQDLIDEFGRLPGIGPKSAQRIAFHILQTESFDVARMAQLLIDVREKVRFCEICGNVAEEATCSICRDPRRSAVSICVVEEAKDVVAIERTREFRGLYHVLGGAISPIDGIGPDDLRIAQLLGRLNDGTVTEVIIATDPNLEGEATATYLTRLLVQPGLTVSRLASGLPVGGDLEYADEVTLGRAFEGRRNVQR; encoded by the coding sequence GTGTACGACGGCATCATCCAGGATCTCATCGACGAGTTCGGCCGCCTGCCCGGCATCGGCCCCAAGTCGGCGCAGCGCATCGCCTTCCACATCCTGCAGACCGAGTCATTCGACGTCGCGCGCATGGCCCAGCTGCTCATCGACGTGCGCGAGAAGGTGCGCTTCTGCGAGATCTGCGGCAACGTCGCCGAGGAGGCGACCTGCTCGATCTGCCGCGACCCGCGCCGCTCCGCCGTGAGCATCTGCGTGGTCGAGGAGGCGAAGGACGTGGTCGCGATCGAGCGTACGCGCGAGTTCCGCGGGCTGTACCACGTGCTCGGCGGCGCCATCAGCCCCATCGACGGCATCGGCCCGGACGACCTGCGCATCGCGCAGCTGCTGGGCCGACTCAACGACGGCACGGTGACCGAGGTCATCATCGCGACCGACCCCAACCTCGAGGGAGAGGCGACGGCCACCTACCTCACCCGGCTGCTCGTGCAGCCCGGGCTCACCGTCTCGCGGCTCGCGAGCGGCCTGCCCGTGGGCGGCGACCTCGAGTACGCCGACGAGGTCACCCTGGGGCGCGCATTCGAGGGACGCCGCAACGTCCAACGCTGA